A stretch of the Rosa rugosa chromosome 5, drRosRugo1.1, whole genome shotgun sequence genome encodes the following:
- the LOC133708835 gene encoding mediator of RNA polymerase II transcription subunit 33A — MEVSGIWDSVVELTKVAQQKGSDPLVWVIQLSSNLSSRGVSMPSVELANVLVSHICWENNVPIMWKFLEKALMLNIVPPMLVLALLSKRVIPSRCSQPVAYRLYMELLKRHIFTLKSQINGPNYQMIMKSIDSVLHLSGIFGLPVSEPGVLVVEFLFAIVWQLLDASLDDEGLLNRTLEKTSRWEIEHQEMEIDYHGSYYEKRREYNEIMQDANIVMAIAIIGQFLQSKVTSRILYLARRHLPAHWTSFIQRLQLLASNSLAIRNSKTLTPEALMLLTSSSHFVLSREYKTSSLQKFHAVMASGSLVSSGLCNGASRSALWLPLDLVLEDAMDGYQVDATSAVENITGLINTLQAINGTSWHDTFLGLWIAALRLVQRERDPIEGPVPRLDTRLCMLLCITTLVVANLIEEEETLPTNEVECGSINSWKEKELPGNRRHDLVSSLQVLGDYQGLLTPPQSVVSAANQAAAKAMLILSGVSIGSAYFECISMKEMPINFSGNMRHLIVEACIARNLLDTSAYSWPGYVNGRINQLPHGVPTQVPGWSTFMLVATLTPVVVNALVSTPASSLAEIEKVFAIGINGSDDEKISAATILCGASLLRGWNIQEHTAHFIIQLLSPPVPADYSGSDSHLIGYAPMLNVLIVGIASVDCVQIFSLHGLVPQLACSLMPICEVFGSCVPNFSWTLATGEEISAHAVFSNAFTLLLKLWRFNHPPLEHGVGDVPTVASRLTPEYLLSVRNSYLVSSVTAHQDRNKRRLSAVATSSYPEPVFVDSFPKLKVWYRQHQACIASTLSGLVHGTPVHQIVDELLNMMFKKISRGNQSGTSVNSPSSSSSGPGNEDNSLRPKLPAWDILEAVPFVVDAALTACAHGRLSPRELATGLKDLADFLPACLATIVSYFSAEVTRGIWKPVFMNGTDWPSPAVNLSYVEEQIKKILAATGVDIPSLAAGTSSPATLPLPLAAFVSVTITYKIDRASERFLSLAGPTLESLAAGCPWPCMPIVASLWTQKAKRWSDFLVFSASRTVFLQNSQSVVQLLKSCFTATLGLNATPTSSNGGVGALLGHGFGSHFCGEISPVAPGILYLRVYRSIADIVFMTEEIVTILMHSVREIACSVLPKSKTTHGMRYGQVSLATAMTQVKLAASLGASLVWLTGGLCLVQSLIKETLPSWFISMHWSEQKQGSEGMVAMLGGYALAYFAVLCGAFAWGVDSSSAASKRRPKILGTHMEFLASALDGKISLGCDSATWRAYVSGFVTLMVGCTPNWMLEMDVQVLKRLSNGLRKWNEEELAIALLEIGGVGTMGAAAELIVENEM; from the exons ATGGAGGTGTCTGGTATCTGGGATAGTGTGGTGGAGTTAACCAAAGTGGCCCAACAAAAGGGTAGTGATCCTCTGGTTTGGGTAATACAGTTGTCCTCCAACTTGAGCTCAAGGGGAGTGTCTATGCCCTCAGTGGAGCTAGCCAATGTATTGGTTTCCCACATTTGCTGGGAAAATAATGTGCCCATTATGTGGAAGTTTCTGGAAAAGGCCCTGATGTTAAATATTGTGCCTCCAATGCTTGTTCTTGCTCTTCTTTCAAAAAG GGTCATTCCAAGTCGATGTTCCCAGCCAGTGGCTTATAGACTTTACATGGAACTCCTTAAGAGACACATTTTTACCCTTAAGTCTCAGATAAATGGGCCAAATTATCAAAT GATCATGAAATCAATAGATTCTGTTCTTCATCTTTCTGGAATATTTGGTCTTCCAGTGAGTGAACCTGGAGTTCTTGTGGTCGAGTTTTTATTTGCAATTGTGTGGCAATTGCTTGATGCATCATTAGACGATGAAGGGTTGTTGAACCGAACCCTGGAAAAGACGTCCAGATGGGAAATTGAACATCAAGAAATGGAGATAGACTACCATGGTAGTTATTATGAGAAGAGGAGGGAATACAATGAGATAATGCAGGATGCAAATATTGTCATGGCTATTGCGATAATTGGGCAATTCCTTCAAAGTAAAGTAACATCAAGAATTCTTTACCTGGCTCGCCGACACTT GCCTGCACATTGGACAAGTTTTATTCAGCGGTTACAGTTGCTTGCATCAAACTCATTAGCAATAAGAAATTCAAAAACTCTTACTCCAGAGGCTCTTATGCTGTTGACTTCAAGCAGTCACTTCGTATTGTCTCGAGAATACAAAACAAGTTCTTTGCAAAAGTTTCATGCAGTTATGGCTTCTGGTTCTCTGGTTTCTTCTGGTCTGTGCAATGGGGCTAGTCGTTCTGCTTTGTGGCTTCCTCTTGATCTTGTATTAGAAGATGCAATGGATGGTTATCAAGTTGATGCTACGAGTGCTGTTGAAAATATTACTG GTCTGATTAATACCCTTCAAGCAATAAATGGCACAAGTTGGCATGACACCTTTTTAGGTCTTTGGATAGCAGCTCTTCGCCTTGTACAAAGG GAAAGGGACCCAATAGAGGGCCCAGTGCCTCGCCTAGACACTCGCTTATGCATGCTGTTGTGTATCACAACACTTGTGGTGGCTAATCTGATTGAGGAGGAGGAAACTTTACCAACCAATGAAGTAGAATGTGGTTCCATCAACAGCTGGAAAGAAAAAGAGCTTCCAGGAAACCGCCGCCATGATTTAGTCTCCAGCTTACAGGTGTTGGGTGATTATCAGGGTTTGCTGACTCCTCCTCAATCTGTTGTTTCTGCTGCCAATCAGGCTGCTGCAAAAGCGATGCTGATTCTTTCAGGTGTCAGTATTGGGAGTGCATACTTTGAGTGCATCAGTATGAAGGAAATGCCCATCAACTTTT CTGGAAACATGCGCCATTTGATAGTTGAGGCCTGCATTGCTAGAAATCTACTGGACACATCTGCATATTCCTGGCCAGGTTATGTCAATGGACGTATAAACCAGTTACCTCATGGTGTGCCAACTCAAGTGCCTGGCTGGTCAACATTTATGCTGGTGGCTACCCTTACTCCAGTCGTGGTTAATGCTTTGGTTTCAACTCCTGCTTCAAG CTTAGCAGAAATCGAGAAAGTATTTGCGATTGGAATCAATGGATCAGACGATGAGAAGATATCTGCTGCTACCATTTTATGTGGGGCCTCACTGCTTAGGGGTTGGAATATACAG GAGCATACTGCTCATTTTATCATTCAATTATTGTCTCCTCCGGTTCCTGCTGATTATTCTGGGAGTGATAGCCATTTGATAGGTTATGCTCCAATGCTGAACGTCCTCATTGTTGGAATAGCATCTGTTGACTGCGTTCAGATTTTCTCTTTACATGGCTTG GTCCCACAACTTGCATGTtcgttgatgccaatttgtgAGGTGTTTGGTTCATGTGTTCCCAATTTCTCCTGGACTCTAGCAACAGGAGAAGAAATCTCTGCCCACGCTGTGTTTTCAAATGCATTCACTCTCCTTCTGAAGCTCTGGAGGTTTAATCATCCTCCTCTTGAGCATGGGGTAGGAGATGTACCCACAGTTGCATCCCGACTAACACCTGAGTACCTCCTGTCAGTAAGAAACTCTTACCTGGTATCTTCTGTAACTGCTCACCAGGATCGAAATAAAAGGAGATTGTCTGCTGTTGCAACTTCATCATATCCAGAACCTGTATTTGTAGACTCTTTTCCAAAACTAAAAGTTTGGTATCGGCAGCATCAAGCATGTATAGCCTCAACACTCtctggtcttgtgcatggaACCCCTGTCCATCAGATTGTTGATGAGCTTCTTAACATGATGTTCAAAAAGATCAGTAGAGGAAACCAGTCTGGAACTTCTGTGAATTCTCCAAGTAGTAGTTCTTCTGGACCTGGAAACGAAGACAACTCTCTAAGACCTAAATTGCCTGCTTGGGATATCCTAGAAGCTGTTCCCTTTGTGGTTGATGCTGCTCTAACAGCCTGTGCTCATGGAAGACTTTCTCCTCGCGAGCTGGCTACAG GGCTTAAAGATTTAGCTGATTTTCTTCCTGCATGTTTGGCGACCATTGTGAGCTACTTTTCTGCTGAAGTAACTCGAGGAATTTGGAAACCAGTTTTTATGAATGGAACTGACTGGCCCAGTCCGGCTGTGAATCTATCCTATGTTGAGGAACAGATCAAGAAAATCCTAGCTGCTACTGGTGTTGATATCCCTAGCCTTGCTGCAG GGACAAGCTCTCCAGCTACACTTCCACTACCTCTAGCTGCCTTTGTAAGTGTTACCATTACATACAAGATCGACAGAGCATCAGAACGTTTCCTCAGTTTGGCTGGCCCCACCTTGGAGTCCCTTGCAGCTGGTTGTCCATGGCCTTGTATGCCAATTGTGGCATCTCTGTGGACTCAAAAGGCGAAGCGATGGAGTGACTTCCTTGTCTTCTCTGCATCTCGAACCGTTTTCCTGCAGAACAGCCAGTCAGTGGTTCAGCTTCTTAAAAGCTGCTTTACTGCGACACTTGGCCTGAATGCCACTCCAACCTCAAGCAATGGTGGTGTGGGAGCACTTCTTGGCCATGGATTCGGATCCCATTTCTGTGGTGAAATTTCACCTGTTGCACCAGGAATTCTTTATCTACGTGTGTACCGGTCAATAGCAGATATTGTCTTCATGACCGAAGAGATTGTTACCATCTTGATGCATTCTGTAAGAGAGATAGCATGTAGTGTGCTTCCCAAGTCAAAGACCACACATGGAATGAGATATGGACAGGTTTCACTTGCTACAGCAATGACTCAGGTGAAACTAGCAGCTTCACTTGGGGCGTCTTTAGTATGGTTAACAGGAGGCTTGTGTCTGGTTCAGTCATTGATCAAAGAAACTTTGCCTTCTTGGTTTATATCTATGCACTGGTCTGAGCAGAAACAAGGGTCAGAAGGAATGGTAGCCATGCTTGGGGGCTATGCACTTGCATACTTTGCAGTGCTCTGTGGAGCCTTTGCTTGGGGAGTTGATTCATCATCAGCAGCATCAAAACGGCGGCCTAAAATCCTTGGCACCCACATGGAATTTCTTGCAAGTGCACTTGATGGGAAGATATCACTTGGTTGTGATTCGGCAACGTGGCGTGCCTACGTGTCTGGTTTCGTAACTCTAATGGTAGGCTGCACGCCAAATTGGATGCTAGAAATGGATGTACAAGTATTGAAGAGACTGAGTAATGGTCTACGGAAATGGAATGAGGAAGAACTTGCTATAGCCTTGTTGGAGATTGGTGGAGTTGGTACAATGGGTGCAGCTGCCGAACTCATAGTTGAAAATGAGATGTAA
- the LOC133708836 gene encoding mediator of RNA polymerase II transcription subunit 33A-like: MAFFEQSSLWDNVIQQTKEAQEKGSDPLLWSVQVSSILSSAGVSLPSTELANVMVSYICWENNVPIFWKFLEKAMVYNMVPSMLVLALLSSRVIPSRRFQPAAYRLYMELLKRHAFSLRSQINWPNYQMVMKSIDDILDLSQTFGLQTSDAGTIVVGFIFSTVWQLIDASLDDEGLLEHDDPEKKSRWVIKPQEMEIDGYEKGNEHYERLQNQNTVMAIELITQFLQNKLTSKILNLAKQNMPTHWEGFIKQLQLLAEDSSALKHAKVTSPEALLQLASDICTDSTKCKLRSRSVQKCHEIRDSSVGLCHGTGRSTIWLPLDLVLEDALTLTRVINATSLIDTLTGLIKILRAINCATWHDTFLYLWIAALRLVQRERNPIDSPVPHHDSRISMLLSITTLVVAGLIDEDESAKVDKTDYSFANQQEKQKGTGKSHHDLLSSLQMLGNFIGLLAPPRSAVSAANRAAAKAMFFISGTSVESAYLDCISMDDVSVDYSGNMRHLIVEACIARNLLDTSAYFWPGYVKGCINELPSNVPSQVPCWSSLMQGAPLTPVMTKALISTPASSLTELEKIFEIAVSGSDYEKISAATILCGASLTQGWNVQEHTAHFIIRLLSPPSSTNHSESGSHLIGHAFVLNALLSGISTIDSIKIFSLLGMVPQLACSLMAICEIFGSCVPSSSGSQTTENETSAHTVFSNGFTLFLKLWRFDRCFGARPADIPTVGSNLTPEYLLLIRNSHLTSSGDAPKDCNKRRLSSVASSSSAHPIYIDSFPKLKAWYNQHNACISSTLSGAARGTPVPHHVDELFNFIFKEKEQGTQSLDSNNSGSCSSFREADESIYLGKLPAWEILAALHYVVDAALTACANGRLSPRKLAMGLKVLVDFLPASLGTIVSYLTAEVTRGTWKPASMNGTDWPCPDANLSYVEEKIKTIVAATAVDVSSASSGSCQATLPLPLAALLCLTIAYKTDRDSIRYLDLPAQVLASVSAGCPWPCMPIVYSLWSQKAKRWSAFFVFSSSRTVFLQNQQAFVQLLRSCFTAILGLHSNPLSHNGGIGALLGHGIVSHAHDSVSPVSPGILYMHVYPHLSDVFFLNKEIVSLLIECVGEITRSGFNVEECKKMKRIQGQFQLASNLTRGKLVASLAASLVWSSGGLGLVQSLFEEFLPSWFVSDHSSSQGESPQVAWLKGYVVAYFASLCGAFVWGVDSSSWGSKRRRKILGSHMEFIVTVLKGQIILRCDEITWRAYVLGFISLMVICMPTWVLEVDVHVLKIISKKLNEWNETELAMELLGIGGLDFMGAAVEMLIECQP; the protein is encoded by the exons ATGGCTTTTTTCGAGCAAAGCAGCCTCTGGGATAATGTCATACAGCAAACCAAGGAGGCTCAAGAAAAGGGTAGTGATCCTTTGCTCTGGTCGGTGCAAGTCTCGTCGATTTTGAGCTCGGCAGGGGTGTCCCTGCCCTCAACAGAGCTCGCCAATGTGATGGTCTCATACATTTGTTGGGAAAACAATGTGCCCATTTTTTGGAAGTTTCTCGAAAAGGCCATGGTATACAACATGGTGCCCTCTATGCTTGTTCTTGCACTGCTTTCATCCAG GGTTATTCCGAGTCGACGATTCCAGCCTGCAGCTTATAGACTTTACATGGAGCTCCTAAAGAGACATGCTTTCTCACTCAGATCTCAGATAAATTGGCCTAATTATCAAAT GGTTATGAAATCAATAGATGATATCCTTGATTTGTCCCAGACTTTTGGTCTTCAAACTAGTGATGCTGGGACTATTGTCGTTGGGTTCATCTTCTCAACTGTGTGGCAGTTGATTGATGCATCATTAGATGATGAGGGGTTGCTGGAACATGATGACCCAGAAAAGAAGTCTAGATGGGTAATTAAACCCCAAGAAATGGAGATAGACGGTTACGAGAAGGGGAATGAACACTATGAGAGATTGCAGAATCAGAATACTGTGATGGCTATTGAGTTAATCACACAGTTTCTACAAAACAAGTTGACTTCCAAGATTCTGAACTTGGCAAAACAAAACAT GCCTACACACTGGGAGGGGTTTATAAAGCAATTACAGCTGCTCGCAGAAGATTCATCAGCATTGAAACATGCCAAAGTTACTAGTCCTGAGGCACTTCTGCAGCTGGCTTCTGATATTTGCACAGATTCAACTAAATGCAAACTACGTTCACGTTCAGTGCAAAAGTGCCATGAGATCAGGGATTCTTCTGTTGGACTATGCCATGGAACTGGTCGCTCTACCATATGGCTTCCACTTGATCTGGTACTAGAAGATGCCTTGACTCTTACAAGGGTCATTAATGCAACAAGTCTAATTGATACTCTCACAG GGTTGATCAAGATTCTTCGAGCCATAAATTGTGCCACTTGGCATGACACCTTTTTATACCTATGGATTGCAGCACTTCGTCTTGTCCAAAGG GAGAGGAATCCTATCGATTCACCTGTGCCTCATCATGATTCGCGCATTAGCATGTTGCTGTCTATCACTACACTCGTGGTTGCCGGTCTTATTGATGAAGATGAAAGTGCAAAAGTAGACAAGACAGACTATAGTTTTGCCAATCAACAGGAGAAACAAAAGGGTACAGGGAAGTCCCACCACGATTTACTCTCCAGCTTACAAATGCTGGGAAACTTTATAGGACTGCTGGCTCCCCCTCGTTCTGCAGTTTCTGCAGCAAATCGCGCTGCTGCAAAAGCAATGTTCTTTATTTCAGGGACTAGTGTTGAAAGTGCGTACTTGGATTGCATCAGTATGGACGATGTATCTGTAGACTACT CAGGAAACATGCGTCATCTGATTGTTGAGGCTTGTATAGCAAGAAACCTACTAGACACATCAGCATATTTCTGGCCAGGCTATGTTAAAGGATGCATCAATGAATTACCTTCTAATGTACCTTCCCAAGTGCCTTGTTGGTCGTCATTAATGCAGGGGGCACCGCTTACACCAGTAATGACCAAGGCATTGATTTCAACTCCTGCATCAAG CTTAACAGAGCTCGAGAAGATATTTGAGATAGCCGTCAGTGGATCAGATTATGAAAAGATATCAGCAGCTACCATCCTTTGTGGAGCCTCCCTCACTCAAGGTTGGAATGTACAG GAACACACTGCTCATTTTATTATTAGGTTGTTGTCTCCTCCATCTTCTACAAATCATTCTGAAAGTGGCAGCCATCTGATAGGTCATGCTTTTGTGCTAAATGCACTTCTTTCTGGGATCTCTACCATTGATAGTATCAAGATTTTCTCGCTACTTGGCATG GTTCCTCAACTAGCATGTTCATTAATGGCAATCTGTGAGATTTTTGGGTCATGTGTACCCAGTAGCTCAGGCagtcagacaacagaaaatgaGACTTCTGCTCATACTGTGTTTTCTAATGGATTTACTCTTTTTCTAAAACTGTGGAGGTTTGATCGTTGCTTTGGAGCTCGACCAGCAGATATACCAACAGTTGGATCCAACCTTACTCCTGAATACCTTCTACTAATACGAAACTCCCACCTTACTTCGTCTGGAGATGCCCCCAAGGATTGTAATAAAAGGAGATTATCATCAGTTGCAAGCTCATCATCTGCACACCCCATCTACATTGATTCATTTCCAAAATTGAAAGCCTGGTACAATCAGCACAACGCATGCATATCTTCAACCCTCTCTGGAGCTGCCCGCGGAACTCCTGTTCCTCACCATGTTGATGAGCTTTTCAACTTTATATTCAAAGAGAAGGAGCAAGGAACACAGTCTTTAGATTCTAATAATTCTGGAAGTTGCAGTTCATttagagaagcagatgaatctATTTACTTAGGTAAACTGCCTGCTTGGGAGATTCTCGCAGCTCTTCACTATGTTGTTGATGCTGCTTTAACAGCCTGTGCCAATGGAAGACTCTCTCCCCGAAAATTGGCTATGG GGCTCAAAGTCTTGGTTGATTTTCTTCCTGCATCTTTGGGAACCATTGTGAGCTACTTGACAGCTGAAGTAACCAGGGGTACTTGGAAACCAGCTTCAATGAATGGAACAGATTGGCCCTGCCCTGATGCAAATTTGTCATACGTCGAGGAAAAGATAAAGACAATTGTAGCTGCCACTGCTGTTGACGTCTCAAGCGCTTCTTCAG GAAGCTGTCAAGCTACACTGCCATTGCCCCTGGCTGCCTTATTGTGCCTGACTATAGCATATAAAACTGATAGAGATTCAATACGGTATCTGGATTTGCCTGCACAGGTATTGGCCTCCGTCTCAGCAGGTTGCCCCTGGCCTTGCATGCCAATTGTGTATTCACTGTGGAGCCAGAAAGCAAAGCGTTGGAGTGCATTCTTTGTGTTTTCTTCATCTCGTACTGTCTTCCTCCAAAACCAACAGGCTTTTGTCCAGCTTCTTAGAAGCTGCTTCACTGCCATACTTGGCCTGCATTCCAATCCTCTCTCACACAATGGTGGTATTGGAGCTCTTCTTGGCCATGGGATCGTATCTCATGCTCACGACAGTGTTTCTCCTGTTTCCCCTGGGATTCTTTACATGCATGTTTATCCACATTTATCTGACGTCTTCTTCTTGAACAAAGAGATTGTTTCCCTCTTGATAGAATGTGTAGGAGAGATAACAAGAAGCGGGTTTAATGTGGAGGAATGCAAGAAAATGAAGAGGATACAGGGACAGTTTCAACTGGCTTCAAACCTGACACGGGGTAAGCTTGTGGCTTCCCTTGCAGCATCTTTAGTATGGTCATCCGGAGGCTTAGGTCTGGTGCAGTCATTGTTCGAAGAGTTTTTACCATCGTGGTTTGTATCTGATCACAGCTCCAGTCAAGGAGAATCACCACAAGTTGCATGGCTAAAAGGATATGTGGTTGCATATTTTGCATCCTTGTGCGGAGCTTTCGTTTGGGGTGTTGACTCATCATCATGGGGATCCAAGCGTCGTCGGAAGATCCTTGGATCCCACATGGAATTTATTGTAACTGTACTAAAAGGGCAGATAATACTTCGTTGTGATGAGATCACTTGGCGAGCTTATGTGTTGGGATTCATAAGCTTGATGGTGATTTGCATGCCAACTTGGGTGTTGGAGGTGGATGTGCATGTCTTGAAGATAATCAGTAAGAAGCTGAATGAGTGGAATGAGACGGAGCTTGCTATGGAATTGCTGGGGATTGGTGGTCTTGATTTCATGGGTGCAGCTGTAGAAATGCTAATCGAATGCCAGCCATAA